TTGCAGATGTtaaagaaaatggaaaaaagaatCAATTGCATTCTTTACAAAATATCCTTCTATCTGAACTGTTGAAGAAAAAAGACAATTACATCAATAATAAGTTAGATGGGAAGTGTATGATTCCAACAAGACTTTGTTCTATGAAGGTGCTAATCGTGCTTGATGACATAGATCATAGTGATCATTTGGTGTATTTAGCCGGTGGTCTTCATTGGTTTGGTAGTGGCAGCAGAGTTGTGATAACAACTAGAAATAGACAATTGATAGAGAATGCTGATGCAATATATGAAGTATCTACACTACCCGATGATGAAGCTATGTTGTTGttcaatcaacatgctttcaAAAACAAAATTCCAGATGAGTGTTTTAAGATGTTCTCGTTGGAGGTGGTAAATCATGCTAAAGGCCTTCCTTTATCCCTCAAGGTGTGGGGTTCTTTGTTGCATAGGAAAGACCTAACTCAGTGGAGAAGAATAGTAGATAAAATAAAGGAGAAGTCAACATCAGAAATTGTTGAGAAACTCAAAATAAGTTATGATGGTTTAGAGCCCGAAGAGAAAAAGATGTTCCTGGATATGGCATGTTTCTTCAGAGGATATCTTAAAACTCATGTCCGAAGAATCCTCGACAGCTATAATATTGGAGCTGAATACGGATTGGATGTCCTAATTGATAAATCTCTTGTGTTCATCTCTGGAGATGATAGGCTTGAAATGCATGACTTGATTGAAGATATGGGTAGATATGTCGTGAAAAAAATACAGAAAGATTTGGGAGAACCTAGCAGAATATGGGACGTTGAAGATTTCGAAGAAGTGATGCTGAACAATACAGTAAGTAGGCTAAACAATGCTGTACTTCAACCCCCAGGGGTccatcggaaacagcctctctacgtCACCTCGAGGTAGTggcatggactgcgtacattttaccttcTTCTTTTTGTGGACTAATGATCTTTTTTATCAGGAGACAAAATCAATGGAATCAATCTGGCTGCATGATGACAGCA
Above is a window of Capsicum annuum cultivar UCD-10X-F1 unplaced genomic scaffold, UCD10Xv1.1 ctg75262, whole genome shotgun sequence DNA encoding:
- the LOC124885447 gene encoding TMV resistance protein N-like encodes the protein DVKENGKKNQLHSLQNILLSELLKKKDNYINNKLDGKCMIPTRLCSMKVLIVLDDIDHSDHLVYLAGGLHWFGSGSRVVITTRNRQLIENADAIYEVSTLPDDEAMLLFNQHAFKNKIPDECFKMFSLEVVNHAKGLPLSLKVWGSLLHRKDLTQWRRIVDKIKEKSTSEIVEKLKISYDGLEPEEKKMFLDMACFFRGYLKTHVRRILDSYNIGAEYGLDVLIDKSLVFISGDDRLEMHDLIEDMGRYVVKKIQKDLGEPSRIWDVEDFEEVMLNNTETKSMESIWLHDDSIKKLRLSKQVMKNMERLKILHINEFDTHDAIEYLPNSLCWIEIFGYPWESLPEDFEPKTLVHLELREGLLRHLWFETKHFPCLRRLDLSSSQNLMQTPDFSGMPNLEHLDLGRCKSLKEVHHSLGNCRKLIRLDLYGCESLERFPRVSGESLEYLNLEDCSSLEIFPSGE